The genome window GCAATTGTTGAAGAAAGCCTTGTACCTTTTTTTACAGTCTTCAAGCTTCCATTCGTCTGGAAAATCCTCCTCTGATTTGAACCTAGATGGGAGATAAAAATCAGCTTGTATTTATCTCTAGATGCAATTAAATCTCTTAACGAAGGGAGTACTTTTCCACTTTGTATCAAATATTTCAGCACCTTAGATGAGGGAGTAGGTAAAATAACGTCTTGCAGAGGCGTAACGCTATACCTTATCCTAAAAATTAATGGCATCACTTTCCTCACCTCATCAACTCCCAATCTGAAATTAACCTCAAATCCTTAATAACTCTTTCATTCCCTCTCTCCATGATTTCCTCCTTCTCTTTCGTTTCTTGTTTTTCTGTCACAATGTATCATATAGTTATGAGTCTATATAAACTTCGCTTTCATATGTACGAAACGATTTTTTCATACTTATGAAAAATTAAGGCCCGTAAATTTCCAACAAGAGCTTACCTTTCATTGTAAGTTTATTCGAATCGTCAATTAATTTCTCTTTCTTCAACTCGTTTAACCTCCTCCATGTTGTAGTTAAGGAAATTTCCGTAGTCTTACTTATTGAGTTAGCTGACGAATAACCATCTTTAATAGCCTTCAGTATTGCCAAGTGATCCTTGGTCAAGGATAGGGAAGTAAAAGTAACATCGCTCATCTTAAATTGGTAAACCTTTGTGAAGTCCTCAGTCTCGATCTCAATAACAGCATCTATTCCAGTCAGTAGAAAAGCAGAAAATACTCCTAAAACTATCAGCCTCATACCTCCGCTCAAATTAGCTACAAATTCTTTCCCCGCATTTTGTAGAATAACCTTTCCAACCTTCGTAACTATGTTTTCGAAGTCAATAGGGTCTACATCAACAACCTCATAAGGAACTTCAACAGTCTTTATAAAGTTTGTCAGAGATTCCAACGCCTTTTTAGCCTTCTCTTCTCTAAAACTACCTACTATAATGACTTTTTCAACGTTTTTACCGTGCCTCATTAACGCTCTATACTGAAACTTCTCGTCAAACCCAAGTGTAAAGATCAGTATCATACCCTATACACGGAAAATAAGATATTAAATTTTTCTGGTTTAGGGAAAAGAGTAGGATATATCGTGTTAAGTGAGCTAGATCTGTCTGAAATACTTCTCTATCTTCGTGGTTTAGAATTTCTGTTCTTAATTGCAACTCTCCCATCAGCTTCATTCAGTAAGGAAAGTACTGAAGCCGAAATAAATCTGTAAAAGCTATATTTCATGTCGATTGGTAACATTCGCTTGTCTACAGTTACTATTATCTCCTTCTTTTTGATCAGTAAGTTGTTTATCTTGTCTACAATTTCTCTACCAAGCTCACTTCTGAGAAAGCTCACATCCATTCGTGTTATCACGTCTAGACACTCTTCATAAGGTTGGAATTTAATGTTTTTATTTATGTTCCTAAAGACCTCTGAGTAATCCCTTTTAGCATAATGATGCAAAAGGACTGGTCTAATTAACATCACTCCAATCATTTTATTTTTTTCCGATTTAGTTATATTAGTAGGTTCCATATCATCCCAACTTATTCTCGTTGCAAGTAATATTATTCGAGCACTTATGAGTTCATGATCTGTATAGTGTCCGGTTGGTTTTTCTTGATATCTTGTATCAATTTTTCCTAAGTCATGAAGGAAACCAGAAAGCAGAATTAAATCATGAACTTCATCTTTATCAAGATTTGCCCTTCTCGATATAACGTTTACTAATTTTTCAAAGAACCAGTTATCTCTCATATAGTTTACAACGTCTGTAGCGTGAACTTCGTAGAGTTCCTCTTTCTCATTTTTATTATCATTAGGATAATATGCTAAACAAGCCATTACTTATTCACCCTCAAACCAACATGTTCCTTATATCTATCTTTTCTAAGGATAAGAATAGGAGTCGATTTGTATTCTTCTATAAACTTTCCATATAATTTTTCAACTTCTCTACTTCTTTGTATCTTCTTCTTACCCATAAGCTCCTTATACAATCTTTCGAAATCACATTTTGGACTCTTTTCAATAACCTTGTATCCTTCGGGAGTTAGGTAACCAATTCCTTCAACATACTTGAATATTCTTCCATTAATCTCATTTATCCCTAAAACTAATGAGTTGCTCATTATTTCCATAGTTATCTTATTGAACTCTTCCCGCTCTGAAGTTTTTTTATTAGAGTTTTCGTCTGGCTTTTGTGAAATTATTTTCTTAAAATCTTCTATTCCTCTGACGTAAACTTCAATTAAGCTTCTTGTTAGAGAAAAGTTATTCTTTCGCAAAAACCTATTTATAACTTCATTGGGCGTATAGAGAGGTGCTAAAATTGACTTTAAGTTGTACATAAATTTGTAGTCAATCCTATAATAATAATCCGAGGTAGCCCTTATCAAATCTAGGTAAGAAACCTCGTAGCCATCCTTTTTATAAGGTAGTCTCCAATTTATCTTCATCTTATGTTCCTTTATGAATTCAATTATCTTGTTGTTATTCTCTTCAACAATATATATTTCTGCTTCATTGTTCTTATTGTCGCATTTTCCCTCTTTATTGCCATATCTGAAAACTCTTCCCACTCTTTGAACAACGGAGTTAGGGTTGGTTGCAGTAGTTATCAATGCGTCAAAGGATACGTCAATTCCCGCCTCAATTGCACTAGTCCCTAACACGACTTTTGCCGTCCTTAATTTACTAGCAGCCTCATCTCTGTCCTTTCTAATCAATCTCCCGTGAATTAGTACACACTCATTACCTTGAGATAGATCCTTGCACACCTCCTTATAAATCTTCATAACCTTTTTTAGACTATCTATGATTACTAAGACTCTCTTTCCTTCATAAACTAACTCCTTAATTTTATTAACGATATCTTCTTTTTTAATCGTTTGGGTTTTCCATACAACGCTTAGCATTTCTTTTTCAAATTCCTCATCGTGTATAATGATCTCATTTCTCTTATCCTCGTCTTTTTCGCCAAGCCTTAACCTAATATATTTATCTTGACTAAGCACTTCTGTATTAAAGAAAACATCTGGTAATGTTGCACTAAGTATTAATACAGGGTTCCTCATATACCAGTGAGCCTCTAATGCAGCGTAAAATAATGTAGGTATTTCGTTCTCATCGTTCTTAAAATATATGTGGGCTTCGTCATAAACCGTTAACGAGGTAAATATTTTACCTAATGGAAGGAAATAGTGTTTATTAAATTTAAACAACTCAGTAATAGGGGCTTTGAAGAAATTGTGTACAAAAGAATCCATTGTAGTTAGGACGTAGTCAGCATCGAATAGAGGTCTCTTCTTTGGTTTATATTGTTCATTATTCTCCTTCCCTTGATCTTCTTTTTTATAATCAAGACTCTGTATATAATCACCCATCTGATAAGCTAGGTTAATAGGTCCGTTTTTATTATATAAGCGCATTTCATATAAGTCCTCCAATAAATTACGTACTAAGACTCTCAAAGGGAGAACATGTATAACGTTTTCTGCCCAACCTTCATCTGATAATTCGTTGAATATCTCAGGGACACTTTTCGTTTTTCCATAACCTGTCGGAAATTCAACTATAAAAAACGGTAATCTGCCCCCCTTTTTCTTCTCTCTTCTTACAACTTCAATTAGTTTCTCTATTCCTTTTCTTCCTTTAGTTTTTCTCATGGTTCCCATCGTAGATGCCTAGTATATCATTTTTAATATTTTTCCATTCATTACCGTAAATTTTCTCTCCGGCAATATTTACCGTATTACTTGTTAATCCTCTAATAATTGGATAAAATAAACTAACGTCTTGAACGTTTATATATTGAATAATTGCATTTGAAAGTAACTCTATTAAAGTCCTTATAGCATTACTGTCATCCTCTTCATATCTATATTTAGATGTTAACATGTAAATAGAATTAGCTAGTTTTAGCTTCCAGATAACTTTCATTAAGTCTGTTATGTAATAATATACTAATTTAGAACTGCCATCTTTAGAACTGCCATCTTTAGAACTGCCATCTTTAGAACTGCGATCAAAATAGATAAAACCCAGCAGAGCTTTATATTGCGTGTCTTTTTCAATAGCTTGCATATAAGCTAATGCATAAGCCGAGGCTACCCCCATTAACGTTGCCTTTTCACTTAATTTAGATTTTTCACTTCTTTTTCTTATTACTTCTTTAGAGTAATCTAGAGCTTTTTCAATATTATCAAATAAAACTCTTTCTGGATATACTATATCGATGAACACATTACCTTCATCAACGGCTGTAGATAGATCACCGATCCTTGCTAATTTAGCAACAGCCTTGTTAACGCCTATTATATTTCTAATTGCACTAGTTTGTCCCCCGAAGATTCTTCCATACTCACTAAATTCCAACCTATATTTAGAATTATTGAGAATTTCCTTCTTATCGGAATTATTGGGATTTTTACTTTTTCTTTTCTTACTTTGTCGAACAGCCTTCAATGGAACGAAATTGTTTTCATCAAAATCACTTTTCTCGAGCTTTAATAAATCGATGTCAGAGACATTAGCTTCTTTATTCAATCCTAATTTTACATACTTAGCTTTAAGAGCCTCTAGAAGTATGTTAACATTTTTGATAAATTGATCTAACTGATCCTCATCAGCTAATGGCACCTTTTGAGTGAAAACATCAACTTTATGT of Sulfolobus sp. E5-1-F contains these proteins:
- the cas3 gene encoding CRISPR-associated helicase Cas3', translated to MGTMRKTKGRKGIEKLIEVVRREKKKGGRLPFFIVEFPTGYGKTKSVPEIFNELSDEGWAENVIHVLPLRVLVRNLLEDLYEMRLYNKNGPINLAYQMGDYIQSLDYKKEDQGKENNEQYKPKKRPLFDADYVLTTMDSFVHNFFKAPITELFKFNKHYFLPLGKIFTSLTVYDEAHIYFKNDENEIPTLFYAALEAHWYMRNPVLILSATLPDVFFNTEVLSQDKYIRLRLGEKDEDKRNEIIIHDEEFEKEMLSVVWKTQTIKKEDIVNKIKELVYEGKRVLVIIDSLKKVMKIYKEVCKDLSQGNECVLIHGRLIRKDRDEAASKLRTAKVVLGTSAIEAGIDVSFDALITTATNPNSVVQRVGRVFRYGNKEGKCDNKNNEAEIYIVEENNNKIIEFIKEHKMKINWRLPYKKDGYEVSYLDLIRATSDYYYRIDYKFMYNLKSILAPLYTPNEVINRFLRKNNFSLTRSLIEVYVRGIEDFKKIISQKPDENSNKKTSEREEFNKITMEIMSNSLVLGINEINGRIFKYVEGIGYLTPEGYKVIEKSPKCDFERLYKELMGKKKIQRSREVEKLYGKFIEEYKSTPILILRKDRYKEHVGLRVNK
- the csa3 gene encoding CRISPR-associated CARF protein Csa3 is translated as MILIFTLGFDEKFQYRALMRHGKNVEKVIIVGSFREEKAKKALESLTNFIKTVEVPYEVVDVDPIDFENIVTKVGKVILQNAGKEFVANLSGGMRLIVLGVFSAFLLTGIDAVIEIETEDFTKVYQFKMSDVTFTSLSLTKDHLAILKAIKDGYSSANSISKTTEISLTTTWRRLNELKKEKLIDDSNKLTMKGKLLLEIYGP
- a CDS encoding HD domain-containing protein, with translation MACLAYYPNDNKNEKEELYEVHATDVVNYMRDNWFFEKLVNVISRRANLDKDEVHDLILLSGFLHDLGKIDTRYQEKPTGHYTDHELISARIILLATRISWDDMEPTNITKSEKNKMIGVMLIRPVLLHHYAKRDYSEVFRNINKNIKFQPYEECLDVITRMDVSFLRSELGREIVDKINNLLIKKKEIIVTVDKRMLPIDMKYSFYRFISASVLSLLNEADGRVAIKNRNSKPRR